Part of the Bacteroidota bacterium genome is shown below.
CGTTATTAGATTTGTTGCTTCGTAACCAGAAAAATTATTGTCCAACAATTACTTTAGCATGCCGAATCACTTTTCCATTCAGATAATATCCTTTTTCCACTTCCTCAATCACTTTTCCTTTTTGTTCTTCCGAAGGAGCGGGAACATTGGTGACTGCATCGTGTAAATCAGGATTAAAAATTTCTCCTGTAGATTTCATTTCCTGCAAGCCGCTTTGCATTAAAATATTTTTGAGTTTGTTGTAAATAAGTTCTTCGCCTTGTTTGAAAATATTAATATCGGAAATTTCTTTCATGGATTTAAACGCGCGTTCAAAATCATCGAGCACAGGAATTATTTTCGCAAAGATTTCTTCTCCGGCAAATTTCAGGAGTTCAATTCTTTCTTTTGAAACTCTTTTTCTAAAATTTTCGAAATCGGCATAGAGCCGGACATATTTATCGTTTAGTTCCGCAAGTTTTTCTTCAGCGGATTTTTCTTTGGGAATTTCCGCTGATTCTTTTCCGTTCTCCTTTTCTGAAGAAACATTTTCGTCTTTCACTTCTTCCGGAGAATTTTTTTCCTCCTGATTATTTTTCTTGCTCATAGATTTTTAGATGTGCTTATGCAATGTCAAATAACCTGCCACCAAAAGAGAGCAAATATAATAAAGCCAAAGTGTCGGAAAATGACAGGAGAAAATAAAAAAGACAGCCCCCCTTTTGACGAACTGTCTTATTAATTAAGGAAGGAAATTTATTTCACATACTTTTCCAACTCTGCGTCAAGTGCCGGACCACGAAGAGCTTTAGCGAGAATAATTCCATTTGCGTCAATAAGAAAGTTTGTTGGAATGGCATTAATACCGT
Proteins encoded:
- a CDS encoding nucleotide exchange factor GrpE; this encodes MSKKNNQEEKNSPEEVKDENVSSEKENGKESAEIPKEKSAEEKLAELNDKYVRLYADFENFRKRVSKERIELLKFAGEEIFAKIIPVLDDFERAFKSMKEISDINIFKQGEELIYNKLKNILMQSGLQEMKSTGEIFNPDLHDAVTNVPAPSEEQKGKVIEEVEKGYYLNGKVIRHAKVIVGQ